A stretch of the Argentina anserina chromosome 6, drPotAnse1.1, whole genome shotgun sequence genome encodes the following:
- the LOC126800847 gene encoding aquaporin PIP2-1-like — protein MGKDIEVGGFAAKDYQDPPPTPLIDPEEFGKWSFYRAIIAEFIATLLFLYITVLTVIGYKSQSDTLKGGDQCGGVGILGIAWAFGGMIFVLVYCTAGISGGHINPAVTFGLFLARKVSLPRAVLYIVAQCLGAICGCGLVKSFQSALYTNYGGGANGLADGYNKGTGLAAEIIGTFVLVYTVFSATDPKRNARDSHVPVLAPLPIGFAVFMVHLATIPITGTGINPARSFGAAVIYNNEKAWDDHWIFWVGPFIGAAIAALYHQNILRAGAAKSGGSFRSSSNI, from the exons ATGGGCAAGGACATTGAAGTAGGTGGTTTTGCGGCCAAGGACTACCAGGACCCACCGCCAACACCATTGATCGATCCGGAGGAGTTCGGAAAATGGTCATTTTACAGAGCCATCATTGCAGAGTTCATTGCTACCCTTTTGTTCTTGTACATCACTGTGCTCACAGTGATTGGATACAAGAGCCAGAGTGACACTCTCAAAGGTGGAGACCAATGTGGTGGTGTTGGCATTTTAGGCATTGCTTGGGCCTTTGGTGGCATGATCTTTGTCCTTGTTTACTGCACTGCTGGAATCTCAG GAGGGCACATAAACCCTGCAGTGACTTTCGGGCTGTTTTTGGCAAGGAAGGTGTCACTACCGAGAGCTGTATTGTATATTGTGGCTCAATGCTTGGGAGCAATATGCGGGTGTGGACTTGTGAAATCATTCCAGAGTGCTTTGTACACTAACTATGGTGGTGGAGCTAATGGCCTAGCTGATGGGTACAACAAAGGCACTGGTTTGGCTGCTGAGATTATTGGCACCTTTGTTCTTGTCTACACTGTCTTCTCTGCCACTGATCCTAAGAGAAATGCAAGGGACTCCCATGTTCCA GTATTGGCGCCACTGCCCATTGGGTTTGCTGTTTTCATGGTTCATCTTGCCACAATTCCAATCACTGGCACAGGGATCAACCCAGCTCGAAGTTTTGGAGCTGCAGTGATATACAACAATGAGAAGGCTTGGGATGACCAT TGGATCTTCTGGGTTGGACCCTTTATTGGTGCAGCCATTGCAGCTTTGTACCACCAGAACATATTGAGAGCAGGAGCTGCTAAGTCTGGGGGTTCTTTTAGGAGCTCGTCCAACATATAA